The proteins below come from a single uncultured Carboxylicivirga sp. genomic window:
- a CDS encoding 3'-5' exonuclease, with translation MKEYILFIDTETSDKPGHWNSPTNEVNKWPYVLQVSWTVCKKSGEIVVTRDFYINPGDIEISNTAYQIHGLNLEMLSEKGIPRGEALQHLASDIKVYQPMLVGHFLKFDLKMIEVALNRIGSSIDIDSLPKFCTMLNTRKPYSHIDTPLLRLNQLYSSLFNKELKDAHNAKIDALATQKCFFELVKLGQINDKIIQRQQRHFKRSSKLKGLLLQLLP, from the coding sequence ATGAAAGAATACATTCTGTTTATCGATACAGAAACTTCAGATAAACCCGGGCATTGGAATTCGCCTACAAACGAGGTCAATAAATGGCCCTATGTTTTGCAGGTATCATGGACAGTATGTAAAAAAAGTGGTGAAATTGTAGTTACCCGCGATTTTTATATTAACCCGGGAGATATAGAAATTAGCAATACTGCCTATCAGATTCATGGATTAAATCTCGAAATGCTTTCTGAAAAAGGTATTCCTCGTGGCGAAGCCCTTCAGCATTTAGCATCTGACATTAAAGTGTATCAACCTATGTTGGTTGGGCATTTTTTGAAGTTTGATTTGAAAATGATTGAGGTTGCATTAAATCGGATTGGCTCAAGCATTGATATTGATTCGTTACCTAAGTTTTGTACAATGCTTAATACCCGCAAACCATATTCTCACATCGATACGCCACTATTGAGGTTAAATCAACTTTATTCTTCTTTATTTAATAAAGAATTAAAAGATGCACATAATGCCAAGATAGATGCTTTGGCAACTCAAAAGTGCTTTTTCGAGTTAGTTAAATTAGGTCAGATCAACGATAAAATAATACAGCGACAGCAAAGGCATTTTAAACGAAGTAGTAAATTAAAAGGTTTGTTACTGCAGTTATTGCCTTAA
- a CDS encoding T9SS type A sorting domain-containing protein, with product MLRYTLGIIWMALLITKSEAQIADIDLKDIALKHQSLFENKRNIILSKSYDQKLDSIIEFNFNESTQKWDQPFCKQKFTYNDKLEEVLWIYSSWDSSVTDWNQLMKDEMKYDQEGNLAGFVTYVKGIDKQWKEFIKEDYRYDTKNKLKQTNCFSWKYSSNQWVETEQVKYSYDNEGKLLKDSLLQWSLQTEDWIKSSKNDYTYIPTGKQHYIYHSVYNQELSVWEEDEYTWYLYTYSYAQLISKTVFHKYDEEWKRHEMEAYSRGDRGEINGNKTVVWDYSEEQPNFDVMQSQFEYDYEMSSDEVLFPYYFRNPEALFYHHKIIHNNLYKKEEESTDMVQYRREDYFYSTIGKSTGIIKEQFNTIKVYPNPATGYITVECLEIKQQFCVELYNVIGSKVFEKQINTTIETLDVSFLRPGIYFYSVIINNHQQQSGKIIIN from the coding sequence ATGTTAAGATACACCTTAGGAATAATATGGATGGCTTTACTTATTACCAAAAGTGAAGCACAGATTGCTGATATTGATCTAAAGGATATAGCATTAAAGCATCAAAGCTTGTTCGAAAATAAGCGTAATATAATTTTGTCCAAGAGTTATGATCAAAAGCTGGATAGTATTATTGAATTTAATTTTAATGAATCCACTCAGAAATGGGATCAGCCTTTTTGTAAGCAGAAGTTTACTTATAATGATAAGTTAGAAGAAGTTTTATGGATCTATTCATCCTGGGATTCGTCAGTTACTGATTGGAATCAGTTAATGAAGGATGAAATGAAGTATGATCAGGAAGGTAATTTGGCTGGTTTTGTGACCTATGTAAAGGGGATTGATAAACAATGGAAGGAATTTATCAAAGAAGATTACCGATACGATACAAAGAATAAATTGAAACAAACCAATTGTTTTTCGTGGAAGTATAGCTCTAATCAATGGGTAGAAACAGAGCAAGTTAAATATAGTTACGATAATGAGGGTAAACTTTTAAAGGATAGTTTGTTACAATGGAGCCTTCAAACAGAAGATTGGATAAAATCATCGAAGAATGATTATACTTATATTCCAACAGGTAAGCAGCATTACATTTATCATTCAGTTTATAATCAGGAATTATCTGTTTGGGAAGAGGACGAATATACATGGTATTTATATACCTATAGTTATGCGCAATTGATTTCAAAAACAGTTTTTCATAAGTATGACGAAGAATGGAAGCGCCATGAAATGGAAGCATATTCCAGGGGAGATAGAGGTGAGATAAATGGTAATAAAACAGTAGTATGGGATTATTCCGAAGAGCAACCAAATTTTGACGTTATGCAATCGCAATTTGAATATGATTATGAAATGTCTTCTGATGAAGTTCTTTTCCCTTATTATTTCAGAAATCCAGAAGCGTTATTTTATCATCATAAAATAATACACAATAATCTGTATAAAAAAGAAGAAGAAAGTACTGATATGGTACAATATCGGCGTGAGGACTATTTTTATTCTACCATAGGTAAATCAACAGGGATTATTAAGGAGCAGTTTAATACTATTAAAGTTTATCCTAATCCTGCAACTGGTTATATTACAGTTGAATGCCTAGAAATAAAACAACAGTTTTGTGTTGAATTATACAATGTTATTGGAAGTAAAGTGTTTGAAAAACAAATTAATACTACTATTGAAACTTTAGATGTGAGTTTCTTAAGGCCAGGAATCTACTTTTATTCAGTTATCATTAATAATCATCAACAACAATCTGGGAAAATTATCATTAATTAA
- a CDS encoding Crp/Fnr family transcriptional regulator, giving the protein MNTITQTDYQQLYTFLTVSSPVSEELFQLLSKAFKKKVYTKGESILKEGEIETRSKLVLKGVVHQYIYEDDEPVTINITPKGLAFNCIKSYVEGSPSIEIHEAITDVELFYIEKADLEEMAETSQELSFLLYKVYETILADRENRTLMLQYRNPSKRYQLFYEIVERAQWIIEDTPDKYIASYLNMTPQQYSKEKRLAAKKLF; this is encoded by the coding sequence ATGAATACCATTACCCAAACTGATTATCAGCAATTATATACTTTTCTCACAGTTTCTTCGCCAGTGTCCGAAGAATTATTTCAATTATTGAGTAAGGCTTTCAAAAAGAAAGTATATACAAAAGGAGAATCGATCCTAAAGGAAGGTGAGATTGAAACCCGGTCAAAACTAGTATTAAAAGGAGTTGTTCATCAATACATTTATGAAGATGATGAGCCTGTAACCATTAATATTACCCCTAAAGGTTTGGCGTTTAATTGCATTAAAAGTTATGTGGAGGGATCGCCCTCCATTGAAATTCACGAAGCTATTACCGATGTAGAGTTGTTTTATATCGAAAAAGCTGATTTGGAAGAGATGGCAGAAACGAGTCAGGAGTTGAGCTTTTTGTTGTATAAAGTTTATGAAACTATTCTGGCTGATCGCGAAAATAGAACCCTAATGTTGCAATATCGCAATCCATCCAAAAGGTATCAACTGTTTTATGAGATTGTTGAGCGTGCTCAATGGATTATAGAAGATACTCCGGATAAATACATCGCCAGCTATTTAAATATGACACCACAGCAATATAGTAAAGAAAAACGTTTAGCTGCAAAGAAGTTATTCTGA
- the gyrB gene encoding DNA topoisomerase (ATP-hydrolyzing) subunit B, with amino-acid sequence MSEEVNENVNKQGEYSASSITVLEGLEAVRKRPAMYIGDVGEKGLHHLVYEVVDNSIDEALAGYCDEITVEILEDNSISVADNGRGIPVDYHEKEGKSALEVVMTVLHAGGKFDKDSYKVSGGLHGVGVSCVNALSTMLKAEVQRGGKIYTQEFSIGKPTTDITEVGTTDRTGTKVTFTPDGSIFNTTEYKYSILANRMRELAFLNSGIKIVLIDHREKDEEGNDKAETFHSDRGLEEFVEFIDETREKLIEDPIHIVTEKNDIPVEIAIMYNTSFSENIYSYVNNINTIEGGTHLTGFRRGLTRTLKTFAEKSGMLSKLKFDINGDDFREGLTAVVSVKVAEPQFEGQTKTKLGNSEVSLSVDQAVSAMLTHYLEENPKAAKDIVSKVILAAQARHAARKARELVQRKSVLSGGGLPGKLADCSEKDAALCEVFLVEGDSAGGTAKQGRDRKFQAILPLRGKILNVEKALQHKVFESDEIKNIFTALGVTIGTEEDSKALNLEKLRYHKIVIMTDADVDGSHITTLIMTFFFRYMRDLIKNGYLYIATPPLYLCKKGKNEEYCWDERQRREFVEKFGGGKEDSVHIQRYKGLGEMNAEQLWETTMNPEQRTLRQVSIESGAEADRVFSMLMGDEVPPRKQFIEENATYANIDA; translated from the coding sequence ATGAGTGAAGAAGTAAACGAAAATGTAAATAAGCAGGGCGAATATAGTGCCAGTAGTATTACGGTTTTAGAAGGGTTGGAGGCTGTACGTAAGCGACCTGCGATGTATATCGGCGATGTTGGAGAGAAAGGTTTGCATCACCTTGTGTACGAGGTTGTGGATAACTCAATCGATGAAGCTCTTGCCGGATATTGCGATGAAATTACAGTTGAAATACTCGAAGATAATTCTATTTCGGTAGCTGATAACGGTAGGGGTATTCCAGTTGATTATCATGAAAAAGAAGGAAAATCGGCTCTTGAGGTTGTAATGACTGTATTACATGCCGGAGGTAAGTTTGATAAAGATTCATACAAAGTTTCTGGTGGATTGCATGGTGTGGGTGTATCTTGTGTGAACGCTCTTTCAACTATGCTTAAAGCTGAGGTGCAACGTGGTGGTAAAATTTATACACAAGAATTTTCCATTGGAAAACCAACTACAGATATTACCGAGGTTGGAACTACTGATCGCACAGGTACAAAAGTAACTTTCACACCTGATGGTTCTATTTTTAATACCACTGAATATAAATATTCGATTCTTGCTAATCGTATGCGCGAGCTTGCATTTTTGAATAGCGGTATTAAAATCGTATTGATCGATCATCGTGAGAAAGATGAAGAAGGTAACGATAAAGCAGAAACATTCCATTCAGACAGAGGACTAGAAGAATTTGTTGAGTTTATTGATGAGACTCGCGAAAAATTAATCGAAGATCCTATTCATATTGTTACCGAAAAAAATGATATTCCTGTAGAGATTGCTATCATGTATAACACCTCTTTTAGCGAGAATATCTATTCATATGTAAATAATATCAACACTATAGAAGGGGGTACTCACCTTACCGGATTTCGTAGAGGTTTAACTCGTACTTTAAAAACTTTTGCCGAAAAATCAGGAATGTTAAGCAAGCTTAAGTTTGATATTAATGGTGATGACTTCCGCGAAGGATTAACTGCTGTTGTTTCGGTAAAAGTTGCTGAGCCTCAGTTCGAAGGTCAGACAAAAACTAAATTAGGAAACAGCGAAGTTAGTTTGTCAGTTGATCAGGCGGTTAGTGCCATGTTAACGCATTACCTTGAGGAGAATCCTAAAGCTGCTAAAGATATTGTTAGCAAAGTAATTTTAGCTGCTCAGGCTCGTCATGCTGCACGTAAAGCACGCGAGTTAGTACAACGTAAAAGTGTGCTAAGTGGTGGAGGTTTACCCGGTAAATTGGCCGACTGTTCTGAAAAAGATGCTGCTCTTTGTGAGGTATTTCTTGTCGAGGGAGATTCGGCAGGTGGTACTGCCAAGCAAGGAAGGGATCGTAAGTTTCAGGCAATTCTTCCATTACGAGGTAAAATTTTGAACGTTGAAAAAGCGCTTCAACACAAAGTTTTCGAGAGTGATGAAATCAAAAATATTTTTACAGCTTTAGGTGTTACTATTGGAACAGAAGAAGATAGTAAGGCGCTGAACCTTGAAAAATTACGTTATCACAAGATTGTAATCATGACCGATGCCGATGTGGATGGTAGCCACATTACAACATTAATCATGACTTTCTTCTTCCGATATATGAGAGACTTAATTAAAAATGGTTACTTATATATTGCAACTCCTCCATTATATCTTTGTAAAAAAGGTAAGAATGAAGAATATTGTTGGGATGAAAGACAACGTCGAGAATTTGTAGAAAAATTCGGTGGTGGAAAAGAAGACAGTGTTCATATTCAGCGATACAAAGGTTTAGGAGAGATGAACGCCGAGCAATTGTGGGAAACTACAATGAATCCGGAACAACGTACATTACGCCAGGTAAGTATCGAAAGTGGAGCAGAAGCTGATAGAGTTTTCTCTATGTTAATGGGTGATGAAGTTCCTCCACGTAAACAGTTTATCGAAGAAAATGCTACTTACGCAAATATTGATGCATAA
- a CDS encoding tetratricopeptide repeat protein, with the protein MMRNIFLLLFIGMLQLSVAQKSLKTQSVEEAYEQGMELFRHQKYGLARMQFNTYVNANQNNVSVRAAEAAYLQRVCSQKLENGDMEYLWNDFIQKYPYSNRLPYANMHMGDYYKEKNKFRQASRWYEKVDANGLDKETQVDFNFSAGYALFKQEKYDEALVYFNKIKGMDNKYYTSVLYYYSHIQYEKENYQTALDGFKKLVNDKGFKKVVPFYIAQIYYLQDDFDNAIDYALPMVKEGNEKRQADMNRIIADSYYGKKEYTKAIPYYNKAIELSDKPVREDFYHLGFCQYYNKDYNKATEALSQVTSAEDIMSQNAYYHLGDCYLKLQDKKRARVAFEAASKYEFDKEIQEDALFNYIKLNYELSFSPFNEIINSFMTFIDLFPESDKIDQAYQYLGQAFLTTKNYREALNSMEKIQRKSDDVYRAMQRVAYYRGLELFTDLNFTDAIEFFDYSLKYAEYDKQLKVGAFYWRGEAYYRTGNYAKAIQDYREFIYMPGSYQTKEFPIAHYNIAYSYFKQKEYNEANTWFRKYINITDGKDRVMYGDALNRSGDCYYVNRNFTQAISMYNKASQVPEGSPDYALFQKGFCLGLSKDNNQKIEVLKGLTTRYPQSPYVDDALYEMGRSYVTMGQLDKAIYNYKTIKEKYPKGSFAKKAMLQLGLVYYNSNDLNNSMTFYKRVVNEYPGTPEAEDALLGIRNIYMDQNNLDGYVRYTDGLGDFARVDIREQDSLSFVAAERFYMKNDCEHAIKHFESYLATFPEGKYVLNAHFYKADCQYRSGDLSDALSSYEYVANRGRSLFTEESLLRIGELNYQQEAYRKAYNAFERLEKEAEIGENRIEAKIGVMRSLVKLDLPEECIKAAEEVINGPKIADEIKREARYYMAQSYDQLNNKELAFESYSKLADNTKSNQGAEAKYWVAQYYYDKGEKDQSEKEIFDYIDKGTPHQYWLARSFILLAEIYHDRNEDFQAVQYLQSIKENYQGDDDIHSRADKYINEWQPKVEKTEAADTISVVE; encoded by the coding sequence ATGATGAGAAATATCTTCTTACTATTATTTATTGGGATGCTTCAATTAAGCGTAGCTCAAAAATCGTTGAAAACTCAATCGGTTGAAGAAGCCTACGAACAAGGAATGGAGTTATTCAGGCATCAAAAATATGGTTTAGCCCGTATGCAGTTTAATACATATGTTAATGCCAATCAAAACAATGTTTCGGTAAGGGCGGCTGAGGCTGCTTATCTTCAGAGAGTTTGTTCGCAAAAACTCGAAAATGGCGACATGGAGTATTTGTGGAATGATTTCATCCAAAAATATCCGTACAGCAATCGATTACCTTATGCTAATATGCATATGGGTGATTATTACAAAGAAAAAAATAAATTCCGTCAGGCTTCTCGTTGGTACGAAAAGGTAGATGCCAATGGTTTGGATAAAGAAACTCAGGTTGATTTTAATTTTTCGGCTGGTTACGCTTTGTTCAAACAAGAAAAGTACGACGAGGCTTTGGTCTATTTTAATAAAATAAAAGGGATGGATAATAAGTACTACACTTCGGTGCTGTACTATTATAGTCATATTCAATATGAGAAAGAAAATTATCAGACGGCTTTAGATGGATTTAAAAAGCTGGTAAATGATAAAGGTTTTAAAAAGGTGGTTCCCTTTTATATTGCTCAGATTTATTATTTGCAGGATGATTTTGATAATGCCATTGATTATGCACTTCCAATGGTTAAGGAAGGGAATGAAAAACGTCAGGCAGATATGAATCGAATCATTGCCGATTCGTACTATGGTAAAAAAGAATATACCAAGGCTATACCATATTATAACAAAGCCATTGAATTATCAGATAAGCCTGTTCGCGAAGATTTTTATCATTTAGGATTTTGTCAATACTATAATAAAGACTACAATAAAGCAACCGAAGCATTATCGCAGGTAACCTCTGCTGAGGATATTATGTCGCAAAATGCATATTATCATTTGGGTGATTGCTATTTAAAACTGCAGGACAAAAAACGTGCTCGAGTGGCTTTCGAAGCGGCCTCAAAATATGAATTTGATAAAGAAATACAGGAAGATGCTTTATTTAATTACATCAAGCTGAACTACGAATTATCGTTTTCTCCTTTTAATGAAATTATCAATTCATTCATGACATTTATTGATTTATTTCCTGAGAGTGATAAAATCGATCAGGCTTATCAATATCTAGGTCAGGCCTTTTTAACAACCAAGAATTATCGCGAGGCCTTAAACTCAATGGAGAAAATCCAGCGTAAATCTGATGATGTGTATCGTGCCATGCAGCGCGTTGCCTACTACAGAGGGTTAGAGTTGTTTACTGATTTGAATTTTACCGATGCTATCGAGTTTTTCGATTATAGTTTAAAATATGCCGAGTATGATAAACAGCTTAAGGTTGGAGCCTTTTACTGGCGAGGTGAGGCTTATTATCGAACTGGTAATTATGCAAAAGCAATTCAGGATTATCGCGAGTTTATTTACATGCCTGGATCGTATCAAACCAAAGAGTTTCCAATAGCTCATTACAACATTGCTTATTCGTATTTCAAACAAAAAGAGTATAATGAAGCGAATACTTGGTTCAGAAAATACATCAATATCACAGATGGTAAAGATAGGGTGATGTATGGCGATGCATTAAATAGAAGCGGCGATTGTTATTACGTAAATCGCAATTTCACCCAAGCTATTTCAATGTATAACAAGGCATCGCAAGTCCCGGAAGGATCGCCCGATTATGCATTGTTTCAAAAAGGTTTTTGTTTAGGATTATCAAAAGATAACAATCAGAAAATTGAAGTACTAAAAGGATTGACCACTCGTTATCCGCAATCGCCATATGTTGATGATGCCTTATACGAAATGGGACGATCGTACGTAACAATGGGGCAGCTCGATAAAGCAATTTACAATTACAAAACCATTAAAGAGAAGTATCCCAAAGGTAGCTTTGCTAAAAAGGCAATGTTGCAATTAGGTTTGGTTTATTATAATAGCAACGATTTAAATAATTCCATGACCTTTTATAAGAGGGTGGTTAATGAGTATCCTGGTACGCCAGAGGCTGAAGATGCTTTGCTTGGAATCAGAAATATTTACATGGATCAGAATAATTTGGATGGCTATGTTAGATATACTGATGGTTTAGGTGATTTTGCCCGGGTGGATATTCGTGAGCAGGATTCGTTGAGCTTTGTGGCAGCCGAGCGTTTTTATATGAAAAACGATTGTGAGCATGCCATTAAACATTTCGAAAGTTACCTGGCAACCTTCCCCGAAGGAAAATATGTTTTGAATGCCCACTTTTATAAAGCTGATTGTCAATACCGTTCTGGTGATTTAAGTGATGCACTAAGCTCATATGAGTATGTGGCCAATAGAGGTAGGAGCTTATTTACTGAAGAGTCTTTGTTGCGAATAGGCGAATTGAACTATCAACAAGAAGCTTATCGCAAAGCATATAATGCATTTGAAAGACTTGAGAAAGAAGCTGAAATTGGCGAAAACAGAATTGAAGCCAAAATTGGTGTTATGCGATCGCTAGTAAAACTTGATTTGCCCGAAGAGTGCATAAAGGCTGCAGAAGAAGTAATTAATGGGCCAAAAATAGCAGATGAGATTAAACGTGAAGCTCGCTACTATATGGCCCAAAGCTATGATCAGTTAAATAATAAGGAGTTGGCATTTGAGAGCTACTCAAAACTGGCTGATAATACCAAAAGTAATCAAGGTGCCGAGGCTAAATATTGGGTAGCACAATATTACTACGATAAAGGCGAGAAGGATCAATCGGAAAAAGAAATATTTGACTATATCGATAAAGGTACGCCTCATCAGTATTGGTTGGCACGTAGCTTTATTTTATTAGCAGAAATTTATCACGATAGAAATGAAGATTTTCAGGCTGTTCAGTATTTGCAAAGTATCAAAGAAAATTATCAGGGAGATGATGATATTCACTCAAGAGCTGATAAGTATATTAACGAATGGCAGCCAAAAGTCGAAAAAACCGAGGCTGCCGATACAATTTCAGTTGTTGAATAG
- a CDS encoding ATP-binding cassette domain-containing protein: MDKTPQKTVNAEGNIVDFNNVYIRQQEYLILQNVNFQIQPGEFVYLIGKVGSGKSSLLKTMYNELPLQEGHGFVAGYHLKGVKKKQVPFLRRKMGIVFQDFQLLSDRTVYNNLLFVLKATGWKNKKDIDKRIREVLSHVDMVHKGYKMPHQLSGGEQQRIGIARALLNEPELILADEPTGNLDPDTSDELMLLLKKICEGGRTVIMATHNYNLLKKFPGRTIRCEDTRLTESKQEEIDFDLLD, encoded by the coding sequence ATGGATAAAACTCCTCAAAAAACAGTAAACGCAGAAGGTAATATTGTTGATTTTAACAATGTATATATTCGTCAGCAGGAATATCTGATATTGCAAAATGTTAATTTTCAGATTCAACCTGGTGAATTCGTGTATTTAATTGGTAAGGTCGGAAGTGGTAAATCTAGTCTTCTTAAAACTATGTATAATGAACTTCCATTGCAAGAAGGACATGGTTTTGTAGCCGGATATCATTTGAAAGGAGTTAAAAAGAAGCAGGTGCCTTTTCTTCGAAGAAAGATGGGAATTGTTTTTCAGGATTTTCAGTTGTTATCTGATCGTACAGTATACAACAATCTGTTGTTTGTATTGAAAGCAACCGGTTGGAAAAATAAGAAAGACATAGATAAACGTATACGTGAAGTGTTGTCGCATGTTGATATGGTGCACAAAGGCTACAAAATGCCTCATCAGTTATCGGGAGGGGAACAACAACGTATTGGAATTGCCCGTGCTTTGTTAAACGAGCCCGAATTAATTTTGGCTGATGAGCCTACTGGTAATCTCGATCCGGATACTTCAGATGAATTAATGTTATTACTGAAGAAAATTTGTGAAGGAGGTAGAACGGTAATTATGGCTACTCATAATTATAATCTACTTAAGAAATTTCCCGGACGAACCATTCGTTGTGAAGACACGCGTTTAACCGAAAGTAAACAAGAAGAAATTGACTTCGATCTATTGGATTAG
- a CDS encoding pyridoxal phosphate-dependent aminotransferase — MEALKISDRINRLSESQTILMNQKSKELQDKGVDVVNLTLGEPDFTTPDHIKEAAIDAVNNNLTKYPPVPGYPALKKVICEKLKKDNGLDYEPAQIVVSNGAKHSLANVLQCLINEGDEVIVPAPYWVSYIDLIKLSEGTPVVIESSVDTDFKITPDQLDKAITPKTKAVMFNSPSNPSGSVYTRAEVAALAEVLKKYPEVLIISDEIYEKINYMGEHAGFAEVDYLKDRTIVINGVSKAYAMTGWRIGYIAAPLALAKATSKLQGQFTSGVCTIAQKAAEAAIGQSQDCVEEMRLAFLKRRDMVLDLVKDIPGFKVSIPDGAFYIFPDLSYYFGKSVNGKVMNGSMDLCLYLLEDAHVASVPGVAFGDDRCIRFSYAASEEQLRIAFDRVKNALAELQ, encoded by the coding sequence ATGGAGGCTTTAAAAATTTCGGACAGAATTAATCGTTTATCAGAATCGCAGACTATTTTGATGAATCAGAAAAGTAAAGAATTACAAGATAAAGGAGTTGATGTTGTAAATCTAACTCTTGGTGAGCCTGATTTTACCACCCCCGATCATATTAAAGAAGCAGCTATTGATGCGGTTAATAATAATTTAACAAAATATCCTCCAGTGCCCGGATATCCTGCTTTGAAGAAGGTTATTTGCGAAAAACTAAAAAAAGATAATGGTTTAGATTATGAACCAGCACAAATTGTTGTATCAAATGGTGCTAAACATAGTCTGGCTAATGTGTTGCAATGTTTAATCAATGAAGGAGATGAGGTAATTGTTCCGGCTCCTTACTGGGTTAGCTACATCGATTTAATTAAACTATCGGAAGGAACACCAGTTGTTATTGAATCAAGTGTTGATACTGATTTTAAAATTACACCCGACCAGTTGGATAAAGCCATTACGCCCAAAACAAAGGCAGTGATGTTTAATTCTCCTTCGAATCCTTCAGGAAGTGTATATACTAGAGCTGAAGTTGCAGCTTTGGCAGAGGTTTTAAAGAAATATCCGGAGGTATTAATTATCTCTGACGAAATATATGAGAAAATCAACTACATGGGAGAGCATGCTGGCTTTGCTGAAGTTGATTATTTAAAAGATAGAACCATTGTTATTAATGGAGTGTCAAAAGCTTATGCAATGACCGGATGGCGTATCGGTTATATTGCAGCTCCGCTTGCTCTTGCAAAAGCAACATCTAAATTACAAGGACAGTTTACTTCTGGTGTTTGTACTATTGCTCAAAAAGCTGCTGAAGCTGCCATCGGTCAAAGTCAGGATTGTGTGGAGGAAATGCGTTTGGCATTTTTGAAACGTCGCGATATGGTATTGGATTTAGTAAAAGATATACCTGGATTTAAAGTTTCTATTCCAGATGGAGCTTTTTATATCTTCCCTGATTTAAGCTATTACTTTGGTAAAAGTGTAAACGGAAAAGTAATGAATGGATCGATGGATTTGTGTCTTTATTTATTAGAAGATGCTCATGTGGCATCTGTTCCGGGAGTAGCTTTTGGCGACGATCGTTGTATTCGATTCTCATATGCTGCAAGTGAAGAGCAATTACGAATTGCTTTCGATAGAGTTAAAAACGCATTGGCAGAACTACAATAG
- a CDS encoding glycosyltransferase family 2 protein, which translates to MQISIITVTFNSSDTLKTTIDSIRNQTTAHNIEYIVIDGKSSDNTVDIIKNNCDLIKKWISEPDNGIYDAMNKGLKMASGEWVGYLHADDILASNTIIEEIINTISSNNINTLYGNLNYVQENNIDKTVRHWKSQSFQPKLLKNGWMPPHPTLYVKRDLFLQLGGFNTRYKIAADYDFILRLFSNTNTKSFYLDQLIVKMRMGGASNKSIANIIQKSKEDYQALKRNNIGGFYSLFVKNFSKISQFFKH; encoded by the coding sequence ATGCAAATTAGTATCATTACCGTAACCTTCAATAGTTCAGACACCTTAAAAACAACTATTGATAGCATCCGCAATCAAACCACAGCACACAATATTGAATACATTGTTATTGATGGTAAATCGTCTGACAACACTGTAGATATTATCAAAAACAACTGCGATTTAATAAAAAAATGGATTAGCGAACCCGACAATGGCATTTACGATGCAATGAATAAAGGTTTAAAAATGGCCAGTGGCGAATGGGTCGGATATCTTCACGCCGATGACATTTTGGCCAGTAATACCATCATTGAAGAAATTATCAATACAATTTCATCCAACAACATTAATACTTTGTATGGCAACCTTAATTACGTTCAGGAAAATAATATAGATAAGACCGTTAGACACTGGAAAAGCCAATCCTTTCAACCTAAATTATTAAAGAATGGATGGATGCCTCCACACCCAACCCTTTATGTTAAACGAGATTTATTTTTACAATTAGGAGGCTTTAACACCCGATACAAAATTGCTGCCGATTACGATTTTATCTTACGTCTTTTTTCAAACACAAACACTAAAAGCTTCTATCTTGATCAATTGATTGTAAAAATGAGAATGGGTGGAGCCAGCAATAAATCTATCGCCAACATTATTCAAAAATCGAAAGAAGATTACCAGGCTTTAAAAAGAAATAATATTGGCGGCTTCTATTCTCTGTTTGTGAAAAATTTCAGTAAGATTTCTCAATTTTTCAAGCATTAA